The Malus domestica chromosome 13, GDT2T_hap1 genome includes a window with the following:
- the LOC103453475 gene encoding serine/threonine-protein phosphatase PP1-like: HQIYGFYDECKQRFNVRLWKEFTDCFNCLPVAALLEDKVLCMHGGLSPELNNLNQINTLKRPTDVPDSGLLCDLQWSDPSKDIEGWGPNDRGISFTFGAGRVTEFLQKHDLDLICRAHQVVKDGYEFFADKKLVTIFSAPNYCGEFDNDGAMMSVDESLKRFFKKFKPYKKPIEAPQFSKRHGGVEGMVAAIAEKSERFLSGRHREGKKLVVVVRRIKPVTWELWSIYNDNGGEGSGDGAVVVMVATKVQLWWWLWLGGGGSGGSNDGRGSSVMIVVAMVVVAVTIVAATTTMVEVITTMMAVLAVVV; encoded by the exons CATCAAATATATGGCTTTTATGATGAGTGTAAACAAAGATTCAATGTCAGACTTTGGAAAGAGTTTACAGATTGTTTCAACTGCCTTCCCGTGGCAGCTCTCCTTGAAGACAAAGTACTCTGCATGCATGGTGGACTATCACCCGAGTTAAACAATTTAAATCAGATCAACACTTTAAAGCGACCTACTGATGTCCCAGATAGTGGTTTGCTATGTGATCTCCAGTGGTCCGATCCTAGCAAAGACATTGAAGGTTGGGGACCAAATGATAGGGGAATTTCCTTTACCTTCGGTGCTGGTAGGGTAACAGAGTTTCTTCAGAAGCACGATCTAGATTTGATTTGTCGAGCTCACCAG GTTGTCAAAGATGGATATGAGTTCTTTGCGGATAAGAAACTCGTGACAATATTTTCAGCACCTAATTACTGTGGTGAGTTTGACAATGATGGGGCAATGATGAGTGTCGATGAGTCTCTCAAGCGCTTTTTCAAGAAATTTAAGCCTTATAAGAAGCCAA TTGAAGCACCTCAGTTTTCGAAGCGACACGGTGGAGTGGAAGGGATGGTCGCCGCTATTGCA GAGAAGAGTGAGAGGTTTTTGAGTGGGCGACATCGGGAGGGGAAGAAATTGGTGGTCGTGGTGAG GCGCATAAAGCCCGTG ACGTGGGAGTTGTGGTCAATCTACAATGACAACGGTGGTGAAGGCAGTGGTGATGGTGCGGTAGTGGTGATGGTAGCGACAAAGGTGCAG CTATGGTGGTGGCTGTGGTTaggtggtggtggtagtggtggcaGCAACGATGGCAGGGGCAGTAGTGTAATGATAGTGGTggcaatggtggtggtggcagtTACGATTGTGGCAGCAACGACAACGATGGTGGAGGTGATAACAACAATGATGGCAGTACTGGCGGTGGTGGTATAA